One window from the genome of Parasegetibacter sp. NRK P23 encodes:
- a CDS encoding DUF5007 domain-containing protein: MRNKILLGIIAAAAIVIGCKKIREGFLSDTIRYKDRVLYAKRGMALTMSDAINSDGSTPPIHFELQNLRNKQTGEPAPAAFFTEYEVLVFKEGEVFIAEQDTTVELLNKKRELKKITPMVFNEVSGQLVFNRASANLPLGEYTFDLEARNVWGSKSYPDFADIHVVEPSTSDVFELTYTAATGSNTSEVFTGIKAPVVTAKKISNEGARVILKYVDKNGRAFDPSKGQIIKRGDRPFFETHAKFNPVIYSDTAVICDFEVAPFPLQKYIAGGTDWGYLLYYRIPRQFINIDGLPDNNANPVVAFQIKMEGTYVVEVKLTDATRID, from the coding sequence ATGAGAAATAAAATATTACTGGGTATCATCGCTGCAGCCGCAATTGTTATCGGTTGTAAGAAAATAAGAGAAGGATTCCTTAGCGACACGATCCGCTACAAAGACAGGGTGCTTTATGCGAAAAGGGGAATGGCGCTTACCATGTCTGACGCGATCAATTCAGATGGTTCCACTCCGCCCATTCATTTTGAATTGCAGAACCTGCGCAATAAACAAACCGGTGAACCTGCCCCGGCAGCGTTTTTTACCGAATACGAAGTATTGGTTTTTAAAGAAGGTGAGGTATTCATCGCCGAACAGGATACCACTGTTGAACTTCTGAACAAAAAAAGAGAACTGAAGAAAATTACTCCGATGGTGTTCAATGAAGTCAGTGGACAATTGGTGTTCAATCGTGCTTCAGCAAACCTTCCACTTGGAGAATATACCTTTGATCTTGAAGCAAGAAACGTATGGGGTTCAAAGTCTTACCCCGATTTCGCCGACATTCATGTGGTGGAACCTTCCACATCCGATGTGTTCGAACTCACATATACCGCTGCCACCGGCTCTAATACCAGCGAAGTATTTACAGGAATCAAAGCGCCGGTGGTTACCGCGAAGAAGATTTCAAACGAAGGTGCAAGGGTAATCCTGAAATATGTGGATAAAAACGGCCGCGCTTTTGACCCATCAAAAGGCCAGATCATCAAACGTGGCGACCGTCCATTCTTTGAAACCCACGCTAAATTTAATCCGGTAATATACTCCGATACCGCGGTGATCTGCGATTTTGAAGTGGCGCCATTCCCCCTGCAGAAATATATTGCCGGAGGAACCGATTGGGGTTACCTGCTGTACTACAGGATTCCCAGGCAGTTCATCAATATCGATGGATTGCCAGACAATAACGCCAATCCGGTGGTGGCGTTCCAGATTAAAATGGAAGGTACTTATGTGGTGGAAGTAAAACTTACCGACGCCACAAGAATTGACTAA